The following coding sequences lie in one Bacteroides helcogenes P 36-108 genomic window:
- a CDS encoding TolC family protein, whose product MTTNHTYFLPFLCAAAFLLLLPPHPAYAQKETTREERIKILETLKESDTALEKTISGQSSQTIQSYTEGFELPPLSVFIDAVTENATVKRAQSQVEQVKNQYRIEKRNWWNYIRLNGNYSYGRYNVLNDNSDTFNDWYQSTTASSRHTFNVGASFSVGLGDLINRPLRLKNYRYSIEQLQHTQEEVMEERKLRVLEAYNNVTAQLATIKAKAENAALYNAQMKISENNFIQGKIDIISLSLERARRSGAVTSYAEARVSLHNAIILLEMLTNVKIIKGK is encoded by the coding sequence ATGACAACAAACCATACATACTTCTTACCATTTCTCTGCGCAGCGGCATTTCTCCTGCTCCTGCCGCCTCATCCTGCCTACGCCCAGAAAGAGACGACGCGCGAGGAACGGATCAAGATTCTGGAAACATTAAAGGAAAGCGATACCGCACTCGAAAAAACTATTTCCGGACAAAGCTCACAAACCATACAAAGCTATACAGAGGGCTTTGAACTGCCTCCCCTCTCTGTATTCATAGACGCAGTGACAGAAAACGCCACCGTGAAACGCGCGCAAAGCCAAGTGGAACAGGTAAAAAACCAATACCGCATAGAAAAGCGGAACTGGTGGAATTACATCCGCTTGAACGGAAATTACTCGTACGGACGTTACAACGTATTGAATGACAACAGCGACACGTTCAATGACTGGTATCAATCGACCACGGCAAGCAGCCGCCACACCTTCAATGTAGGCGCCAGTTTCAGCGTCGGGCTCGGCGACCTGATCAACCGTCCTCTCAGGCTGAAGAATTACCGTTACAGCATAGAGCAACTGCAACATACGCAGGAGGAAGTGATGGAAGAACGGAAACTCAGGGTACTGGAGGCGTATAATAATGTGACGGCCCAGTTGGCCACCATCAAGGCCAAGGCAGAAAATGCGGCCCTGTACAATGCTCAGATGAAGATTTCGGAGAACAACTTCATACAGGGAAAGATTGACATCATATCTTTGTCATTGGAGCGCGCACGGCGTTCGGGTGCAGTGACGTCTTACGCCGAAGCAAGGGTTTCCCTGCACAATGCGATCATTCTGCTTGAAATGCTGACAAATGTAAAAATAATAAAAGGGAAATAG
- a CDS encoding sugar transferase, producing MLYYIYIGNNHIIIDHLGKITSGIFMAVSSYNKAAKVIDGIRERYNTTILYEQTDIQKDCETISLLHKRFPRVYIILITESLQEQDRKCYLQAGVNNTLSPLANENAIQKMTQYLKTRKESKLQEFCQSHRRQLNTFRLPLWKRTFDVLFAAAVLIVLSPLLIATAIAIRVESKGRVIYKSERVGSNYQIFDFLKFRSMYANADKRLKELNVLNQYRMEEEITDEEPDIRFEDLEGTPEEEATLLISDDFVISEEEFQKKKSQEKKNTFIKIENDPRVTRVGRFIRKYSIDELPQLINVLKGDMSIVGNRPLPLYEAELLTSDAYIERFMAPAGLTGLWQVEKRGGAGKMSAEERKQLDIKYAKEFSLWMDMKILIKTVTAFVQKENV from the coding sequence ATGTTATATTATATTTACATAGGAAACAACCATATCATCATCGACCATTTGGGCAAAATCACAAGCGGCATATTCATGGCCGTTTCTTCCTACAACAAGGCTGCAAAAGTCATTGACGGCATCCGTGAACGGTATAATACAACCATCCTCTACGAGCAAACCGACATTCAAAAAGACTGTGAAACCATATCCTTGCTGCACAAGCGTTTTCCGCGCGTATATATAATCCTTATCACCGAATCACTTCAGGAGCAGGATCGTAAATGCTATTTGCAGGCCGGAGTCAACAACACACTGTCTCCCCTGGCCAACGAAAACGCCATCCAAAAAATGACACAATACCTCAAAACGCGCAAAGAAAGCAAACTGCAAGAGTTCTGCCAGTCCCATCGCCGGCAGCTCAATACTTTCCGGCTGCCTTTGTGGAAGCGCACTTTCGATGTACTCTTTGCAGCGGCGGTACTCATCGTGCTGTCACCGCTACTCATTGCCACGGCCATAGCCATCCGTGTGGAAAGCAAGGGAAGGGTAATCTACAAGTCCGAACGCGTGGGAAGCAACTACCAGATATTCGACTTTCTCAAATTCCGTTCCATGTACGCCAATGCCGACAAGCGGCTGAAAGAGCTGAACGTCCTCAACCAATACAGAATGGAAGAAGAAATTACAGACGAAGAACCGGACATCCGCTTCGAGGACCTCGAAGGCACTCCGGAGGAAGAAGCCACTCTGCTGATTTCGGATGATTTCGTGATTTCCGAAGAAGAATTCCAGAAAAAGAAATCGCAAGAAAAAAAAAATACATTTATCAAGATAGAGAACGACCCCCGTGTCACTCGCGTAGGACGCTTTATCCGCAAATACAGCATAGACGAACTGCCCCAGCTCATCAACGTGCTGAAAGGTGACATGAGCATTGTGGGCAACCGCCCCCTTCCCCTTTACGAAGCGGAACTGCTGACCAGCGACGCCTACATCGAACGGTTCATGGCGCCGGCTGGACTCACCGGATTGTGGCAGGTGGAAAAGCGCGGCGGAGCCGGAAAAATGTCCGCCGAAGAGCGAAAGCAACTGGACATCAAGTATGCCAAGGAATTTTCATTATGGATGGACATGAAGATTCTCATCAAAACGGTAACGGCTTTCGTGCAAAAAGAGAACGTATAG
- a CDS encoding response regulator, with translation MKTILFVDDKPAIGKVLSVYLGKENDLVYVEDPIKAIEWLNEGNEPALIISDIRMPRMTGIEFLHYLKNNALFEHIPIVMLSSEESTTERINLLNAGAEDYILKPFNPMELKARIKKYL, from the coding sequence ATGAAAACAATACTATTTGTAGATGACAAGCCTGCCATAGGTAAAGTACTTTCCGTTTATTTGGGAAAGGAGAACGACTTAGTGTATGTGGAAGACCCCATCAAGGCCATAGAATGGCTGAATGAAGGGAACGAACCTGCCCTCATTATTTCGGATATACGTATGCCCAGAATGACGGGCATTGAATTCCTGCATTACCTGAAGAACAATGCACTTTTCGAGCACATCCCGATCGTCATGCTTTCAAGTGAGGAAAGCACCACGGAAAGGATAAACCTGCTCAACGCCGGCGCCGAAGACTATATCTTAAAGCCTTTCAATCCCATGGAATTGAAAGCCCGCATCAAAAAATACCTCTAA